A genome region from Solirubrobacter pauli includes the following:
- a CDS encoding amidohydrolase family protein — MNVADLVAIDVHTHAERNDGEPQDPVTAEVLEAAGRYFGGSPPQPTAQEVADYYRERRMAAVIFTVDDEAGMGRRRLGNAEVLAAAEANPDVLIPFASVDPRKGKLGVREAREWIARGARGFKFHPNTQAFWPNDREFYALYAVIEEAGLIALFHSGTTGIGAGMPGGGGVRLKYSNPMAVDDVAADFPGLSIILAHPSFPWQDEALAIAVHKPNVYIDLSGWSPKYFPENLIRYTNTQLKRKMLFGSDFPLITPDRWLADFERLDIREEVRPLVLKENAARLLGL; from the coding sequence GTGAACGTCGCGGACCTGGTCGCCATCGACGTGCACACGCACGCCGAGCGCAACGATGGTGAGCCGCAGGACCCGGTGACGGCGGAGGTGCTGGAGGCGGCGGGCCGGTACTTCGGGGGCTCCCCGCCGCAGCCCACCGCGCAGGAGGTCGCCGACTACTACCGCGAGCGGCGCATGGCGGCGGTGATCTTCACCGTCGACGACGAGGCCGGGATGGGCCGCAGGCGGCTCGGGAACGCGGAGGTGCTGGCGGCGGCCGAGGCCAACCCGGACGTGCTGATCCCGTTCGCCTCGGTCGATCCCCGCAAGGGCAAGCTCGGCGTGCGGGAGGCGCGCGAGTGGATCGCGCGCGGCGCCCGCGGGTTCAAGTTCCATCCCAACACCCAGGCGTTCTGGCCCAACGACCGCGAGTTCTACGCGCTCTACGCGGTGATCGAGGAGGCGGGGCTGATCGCGCTGTTCCACTCCGGGACGACGGGGATCGGCGCCGGGATGCCGGGGGGTGGCGGCGTGCGGCTCAAGTACTCGAACCCGATGGCGGTCGACGACGTCGCCGCCGACTTCCCGGGGCTGAGCATCATCCTCGCCCACCCGTCGTTCCCGTGGCAGGACGAGGCGCTCGCGATCGCCGTCCACAAGCCGAACGTCTACATCGACCTCTCGGGCTGGTCGCCGAAGTACTTCCCGGAGAACCTGATCCGGTACACGAACACCCAGCTCAAGCGCAAGATGCTGTTCGGGTCGGACTTCCCGCTGATCACGCCGGACCGCTGGCTGGCGGACTTCGAGCGGCTGGACATCCGCGAGGAGGTGCGCCCGCTCGTGCTCAAGGAGAACGCGGCGCGGCTGCTCGGGCTATGA
- a CDS encoding 6-phosphofructokinase encodes MRIGVLTGGGDCPGLNAVIRAIVRKGINTHGHEFFGFRHGWAGVINNEGVDLDLDSTRGILHRGGTILGSSRTNVYKVEDGLNKVKAAMKAQNLDALIPIGGEDTLGVAGKLHEDGIPVVGVPKTIDNDLAATDFTFGFQTAVQIATDAIDRLHTTAESHNRVLVCEVMGRHAGWLAVYSGLAGGADVILIPERPFDIEEVVDHLKNRHSRGATFSIVVVAEGATPKDGGLLTDYETKDAFGHVRLGGIGSMLERQIEEKTGFESRTTILGHIQRGGTPLAFDRVLGSRFGVAAVDAITEGNYGKMAALRGTSIEMVPLAEALAEPKLVDAELFETAAVFFG; translated from the coding sequence ATGCGAATTGGAGTGCTCACCGGGGGCGGCGACTGCCCCGGACTGAACGCGGTCATCCGGGCCATCGTCCGCAAGGGGATCAACACCCACGGGCACGAGTTCTTCGGCTTCCGCCATGGCTGGGCCGGCGTCATCAACAACGAGGGCGTCGACCTCGACCTGGACAGCACGCGCGGCATCCTGCACCGCGGCGGGACGATCCTCGGATCGTCCCGCACCAACGTGTACAAGGTCGAGGACGGCCTGAACAAGGTCAAGGCCGCGATGAAGGCGCAGAACCTCGACGCCCTGATCCCGATCGGCGGCGAGGACACCCTCGGCGTCGCCGGCAAGCTGCACGAGGACGGCATCCCCGTCGTCGGCGTGCCGAAGACGATCGACAACGACCTGGCGGCGACGGACTTCACGTTCGGCTTCCAGACCGCGGTGCAGATCGCCACGGACGCGATCGACCGACTGCACACCACCGCCGAGTCGCACAACCGCGTCCTGGTGTGCGAGGTCATGGGCCGCCACGCCGGCTGGCTCGCCGTGTACTCCGGCCTGGCCGGCGGCGCGGACGTCATCCTGATCCCGGAGCGCCCGTTCGACATCGAGGAGGTCGTCGACCACCTCAAGAACCGCCACTCGCGCGGCGCGACGTTCTCGATCGTCGTCGTCGCCGAGGGCGCGACGCCGAAGGACGGCGGCCTGCTCACCGACTACGAGACCAAGGACGCGTTCGGCCACGTCCGCCTCGGCGGCATCGGCTCGATGCTCGAGCGCCAGATCGAGGAGAAGACGGGCTTCGAGTCCCGCACCACGATCCTCGGCCACATCCAGCGCGGCGGCACCCCGCTCGCGTTCGACCGCGTGCTCGGCTCGCGCTTCGGCGTCGCCGCCGTCGACGCGATCACCGAGGGCAACTACGGCAAGATGGCCGCCCTGCGCGGCACCAGCATCGAGATGGTGCCGCTGGCCGAGGCGCTCGCCGAGCCCAAGCTCGTCGACGCGGAGCTCTTCGAGACCGCTGCGGTCTTCTTCGGTTAG
- a CDS encoding TetR/AcrR family transcriptional regulator: MQIATLPKVKESEARDRLLRTASMIFYTEGINSVGVDYIVGAAKVTRATFYRHFPSKTDLVLAYLQAAHDAIEAHLTDRTRAGLIEDVCGQIGRPEFRGCAFICAAAEFDDPEHPVRRAVAAHRDWYFGVIRDALGSDEAARRFVMLRDGAFVGGHLNDAQLAVQTFRAAVESR, encoded by the coding sequence ATGCAGATCGCGACGCTGCCCAAGGTGAAGGAGTCCGAGGCCCGCGACCGGCTGCTGCGGACGGCCTCGATGATCTTCTACACCGAGGGCATCAACAGCGTCGGCGTCGACTACATCGTCGGTGCCGCCAAGGTGACGCGAGCGACGTTCTACCGCCACTTCCCGAGCAAGACCGACCTCGTGCTCGCGTACCTGCAGGCCGCGCACGACGCGATCGAGGCCCACCTGACGGATCGCACCCGAGCGGGCCTGATCGAGGACGTCTGCGGGCAGATCGGCCGGCCCGAGTTCCGCGGCTGCGCGTTCATCTGCGCCGCCGCCGAGTTCGACGACCCCGAGCACCCGGTCCGGCGCGCGGTCGCGGCCCACCGCGACTGGTACTTCGGCGTCATCCGCGACGCGCTCGGCTCCGACGAAGCCGCGCGGCGCTTTGTGATGCTCCGCGACGGCGCGTTCGTCGGTGGCCACCTGAACGACGCGCAGCTCGCCGTGCAGACCTTCCGCGCGGCCGTCGAATCGCGCTAG
- a CDS encoding class I adenylate-forming enzyme family protein → MSDLSWPLARAARLFASEVAVVDGERAVTYGELDRRVRALGGLEAERVGYLGANSLGHMECWLGLPAFGKVLVDLNYRLSAAELAFMVQDAELDVLIVDDERRDVGDALGVPVLSPDGYEALVAGPPQALPGVDEDALAAISYTGGTTGTPKGVMLSHRNLVANALHNLAVTGHAAQDRWLHVCPMFHVAGTSNVFACTWVGARSVILPRFDARAVLAAVAQHGITHAVFVPTMLALLLEAADGSDVSSLRHLQYAASPISPDLQRRVLEWLPDCDVVQFYGMTEAAPTVTRLSRADHDVRPTSMGVPVPGVQAEVRAPRGEVGELWVRGPNVMLGYWNRPDATAAALVDGWYRTGDLAREDEDGYLFIVDRAKDMIITGGENVYSVEVEAVLASHPAVAEVAVFGVPSERWGEAVHAVVVAGGDVSEAELIAWCRESLGGFKVPRAITFSDEPLPKSGAGKLLKHRLRDPFWEGHDRRVG, encoded by the coding sequence ATGAGCGATCTGTCCTGGCCGCTGGCGCGCGCGGCGCGGCTGTTCGCGTCCGAGGTCGCCGTCGTCGACGGCGAGCGGGCCGTCACCTACGGCGAGCTCGACCGTCGCGTGCGCGCGCTCGGCGGGCTCGAGGCCGAGCGGGTCGGCTACCTGGGCGCGAACTCGCTCGGGCACATGGAGTGCTGGCTCGGGCTGCCGGCGTTCGGCAAGGTGCTGGTGGACCTCAACTACCGGCTCTCCGCGGCGGAGCTCGCGTTCATGGTGCAGGACGCCGAGCTGGACGTGCTGATCGTCGACGACGAGCGCCGTGACGTCGGCGACGCGCTCGGCGTCCCGGTGCTGTCGCCCGACGGCTACGAGGCGCTCGTGGCCGGGCCGCCGCAGGCGCTCCCGGGCGTCGACGAGGACGCGCTCGCCGCGATCTCCTACACCGGCGGCACGACCGGCACGCCGAAGGGCGTGATGCTCTCGCACCGCAACCTGGTCGCCAACGCGCTGCACAACCTGGCGGTGACGGGGCACGCGGCGCAGGACCGCTGGCTGCACGTGTGCCCGATGTTCCACGTGGCGGGCACGTCCAACGTCTTCGCGTGCACGTGGGTCGGCGCGCGGTCGGTGATCCTGCCGCGGTTCGACGCGCGTGCCGTGCTCGCGGCGGTGGCGCAGCACGGGATCACCCACGCCGTGTTCGTGCCGACGATGCTCGCGCTGCTGCTGGAGGCGGCGGACGGCTCCGACGTGTCGTCGCTGCGGCACCTGCAGTACGCGGCGTCGCCGATCTCGCCCGACCTGCAGCGGCGGGTCCTCGAGTGGCTCCCGGACTGCGACGTCGTGCAGTTCTACGGCATGACCGAGGCCGCGCCCACGGTGACGCGGCTGTCGCGCGCCGACCACGACGTGCGGCCCACGTCCATGGGCGTGCCGGTGCCGGGCGTGCAGGCCGAGGTCCGCGCGCCGCGGGGCGAGGTTGGCGAGCTGTGGGTCCGCGGCCCGAACGTCATGCTCGGCTACTGGAACCGCCCGGACGCGACCGCCGCGGCGTTGGTCGACGGCTGGTACCGCACCGGCGACCTCGCGCGCGAGGACGAGGACGGCTACCTCTTCATCGTCGACCGCGCCAAGGACATGATCATCACGGGCGGCGAGAACGTCTACTCCGTCGAAGTCGAGGCGGTGCTGGCCTCGCACCCGGCCGTCGCGGAGGTCGCGGTGTTCGGCGTGCCGTCCGAGCGTTGGGGTGAGGCCGTGCACGCGGTCGTCGTGGCGGGCGGCGACGTGTCGGAGGCCGAGCTGATCGCGTGGTGCCGCGAGTCGCTGGGTGGCTTCAAGGTCCCGCGCGCGATCACCTTCTCGGACGAGCCGCTGCCGAAGTCGGGCGCCGGGAAGCTCCTCAAGCACCGGCTGCGCGACCCGTTCTGGGAGGGCCACGACCGCCGGGTCGGCTAG
- a CDS encoding DUF308 domain-containing protein — protein MQERTFSLLPVSRAILAILWAAALVVAVGDRIPTTASDVPVAAALLLSAYPLIDAVSSFVERRWINGAISTAASVALAVATFAGDAGAALAVFGAWAVVSGAIQLAVALQRRRSGERQWPMIISGGLSTLAGLSFVAASTQDDAQVAQLGGYAVVGAILYLVWTYRSRHAHAGGDRGRRSGGADARAAA, from the coding sequence ATGCAAGAACGAACGTTCTCTCTCCTTCCGGTCAGCCGGGCGATCCTCGCCATCCTCTGGGCCGCCGCGCTCGTCGTCGCCGTCGGCGACCGCATCCCCACCACGGCGTCCGACGTGCCCGTCGCGGCCGCGCTGCTCCTCAGCGCCTATCCGTTGATCGACGCCGTCTCCTCGTTCGTCGAGCGCCGCTGGATCAACGGCGCCATCAGCACCGCCGCCTCCGTGGCGCTCGCCGTCGCGACCTTCGCCGGTGACGCGGGCGCCGCGCTCGCCGTCTTCGGCGCATGGGCGGTCGTGTCCGGGGCGATCCAGCTCGCCGTCGCCCTCCAGCGCCGCCGCTCGGGCGAGCGCCAGTGGCCGATGATCATCAGCGGCGGCCTGTCGACCCTCGCCGGCCTCAGCTTCGTCGCCGCCTCCACGCAGGACGATGCCCAGGTGGCGCAGCTTGGCGGGTACGCCGTCGTCGGCGCGATCCTCTACCTCGTCTGGACGTATCGTTCCCGGCATGCGCACGCAGGTGGCGATCGTGGGCGGCGGTCCGGCGGGGCTGATGCTCGGGCGGCTGCTTGA
- a CDS encoding MFS transporter, protein MPPLLADVRDDLGLSAAAAGLLTTGPLLCLGILAPLGPRIARRFPVERIIALALLCTALGTAARGLGGIAPLYLGTLLAGAAIALTQVVTPAWVRAKTSHGTGLLTGLFSTALVAGATIATFTAIPFDDAFGGWEPALAIWALPALIGFAVWVPYALRAREPIAATVGHPLWRNRTAWSIALLMGLQSMAFFSTISWLPEILTDDGMSEGYAGFLSGVTQLVQMVPAFAMPVLAARRATQLDLLLVIVGTALVGLLGVLLAPGLSLLWMVPLGIGQGGALGLALMLPVLRGRDPGEVAGMTAMAMGVGYLIAAGGPALVGAVHDVSGEWNWPLAVLLVMTVAQFPVALHAVMKGRPT, encoded by the coding sequence TTGCCGCCGCTGCTGGCCGACGTCCGGGACGATCTCGGGCTGTCGGCCGCGGCGGCGGGGCTGCTGACGACCGGGCCGCTGCTGTGCCTGGGCATCCTCGCGCCGCTCGGCCCGCGGATCGCCCGGCGCTTCCCCGTCGAGCGGATCATCGCGCTCGCGCTCCTGTGCACCGCCCTGGGCACGGCCGCGCGCGGGCTCGGCGGGATCGCCCCGCTGTATCTCGGCACGCTGCTGGCCGGCGCGGCGATCGCGCTCACGCAGGTCGTGACGCCCGCCTGGGTGCGGGCGAAGACGTCGCACGGCACGGGCCTGCTCACCGGACTGTTCAGCACCGCGCTGGTGGCGGGCGCGACGATCGCGACGTTCACCGCGATCCCGTTCGACGACGCCTTCGGCGGCTGGGAGCCGGCGCTGGCGATCTGGGCGCTGCCCGCCCTGATCGGGTTCGCCGTGTGGGTGCCGTACGCGCTGCGGGCGCGCGAGCCGATCGCCGCGACCGTCGGGCACCCGCTGTGGCGCAACCGCACCGCGTGGTCGATCGCGCTGCTGATGGGGCTGCAGTCGATGGCGTTCTTCTCCACGATCTCCTGGCTGCCGGAGATCCTCACCGACGACGGCATGAGCGAGGGCTACGCCGGCTTCCTGTCGGGCGTGACGCAGCTCGTGCAGATGGTCCCCGCGTTCGCGATGCCGGTACTCGCCGCACGGCGCGCGACCCAGCTCGACTTGCTGCTGGTGATCGTGGGCACGGCGCTGGTCGGATTGCTCGGCGTGCTGCTCGCGCCCGGCCTCTCGCTGCTGTGGATGGTGCCGCTCGGCATCGGCCAGGGCGGCGCGCTCGGCCTGGCGCTGATGCTGCCGGTCCTGCGCGGGCGCGATCCGGGCGAGGTGGCCGGGATGACCGCGATGGCGATGGGCGTCGGCTACCTGATCGCCGCCGGCGGGCCGGCGCTGGTCGGCGCCGTCCACGACGTGTCAGGGGAGTGGAACTGGCCGCTCGCCGTGCTGCTGGTGATGACCGTCGCGCAGTTCCCGGTCGCGCTTCACGCGGTGATGAAGGGCAGGCCGACGTAG
- a CDS encoding 4-hydroxybenzoate 3-monooxygenase produces the protein MRTQVAIVGGGPAGLMLGRLLELRGIDSVILEARDRDYVQQRVRAGVLEQATMDLMDEVGLGARMHREGLVHEGVELRFDGEGHRIALSDLTGGRAITIYGQQEVVKDLIEARLASGLPLHFEVSDVRPDPETGVVTYTHAGEPHTLEADLIAGCDGFHGVCRSAIEEVLTVYERVYPFGWMGILAECAPSSEELIYAHHERGFALASMRSHAITRMYLQCEPDAEPWEDDAIWAELDRRFGMAVNRGPIFEKGVTPMRSFVVEPMQHGRLYLAGDAAHIVPPTGAKGLNTAMADVALLASSIGDDAKLAAYTQRALERVWRVQHFSWWMTSMLHRMSDDPFETQIQRSQLRYTVSSTAQATALAENYVGLPFITA, from the coding sequence ATGCGCACGCAGGTGGCGATCGTGGGCGGCGGTCCGGCGGGGCTGATGCTCGGGCGGCTGCTTGAGCTCCGCGGCATCGACTCGGTGATCCTCGAGGCGCGCGACCGCGACTACGTGCAGCAGCGCGTGCGGGCGGGCGTCCTCGAGCAGGCGACGATGGACCTGATGGACGAGGTCGGGCTCGGCGCGCGGATGCACCGCGAAGGCCTCGTCCACGAAGGGGTCGAGCTGCGCTTCGACGGCGAAGGCCATCGGATCGCGCTGAGTGACCTCACCGGCGGCCGGGCGATCACGATCTACGGCCAGCAGGAGGTGGTCAAGGACCTGATCGAGGCGCGGCTCGCTTCCGGCCTGCCGCTGCACTTCGAGGTCTCCGACGTGCGTCCGGACCCCGAGACCGGCGTCGTCACGTACACGCACGCCGGCGAGCCGCACACGCTCGAGGCGGACCTGATCGCCGGCTGCGACGGCTTCCACGGCGTCTGCCGGTCGGCGATCGAGGAGGTCCTGACGGTCTACGAGCGCGTCTATCCGTTCGGCTGGATGGGCATCCTGGCCGAGTGCGCTCCCAGCTCGGAGGAGCTGATCTACGCGCATCACGAGCGCGGGTTCGCGCTCGCGTCGATGCGCTCGCACGCGATCACGCGCATGTACCTGCAGTGCGAGCCGGATGCCGAGCCGTGGGAGGACGACGCGATCTGGGCCGAGCTGGACCGCCGCTTCGGCATGGCGGTCAACCGTGGCCCGATCTTCGAGAAGGGCGTCACCCCGATGCGCTCGTTCGTGGTCGAGCCGATGCAGCACGGCCGGCTCTACCTGGCGGGCGACGCCGCGCACATCGTCCCGCCGACCGGCGCCAAGGGCCTCAACACCGCGATGGCGGACGTGGCGCTGCTCGCGTCCTCGATCGGGGACGACGCCAAGCTGGCCGCCTACACGCAGCGGGCGCTCGAGCGCGTCTGGCGCGTCCAGCACTTCTCCTGGTGGATGACGTCGATGCTCCACCGGATGAGCGACGACCCGTTCGAGACGCAGATCCAGCGCTCGCAGCTGCGCTACACGGTGTCCAGCACCGCGCAGGCGACGGCGCTGGCCGAGAACTACGTCGGCCTGCCCTTCATCACCGCGTGA